A window from Dromaius novaehollandiae isolate bDroNov1 chromosome 1, bDroNov1.hap1, whole genome shotgun sequence encodes these proteins:
- the ABHD13 gene encoding protein ABHD13, translating to MEKSWMLWTFAERWLLALASWSWGLCRISLLPLIVTFHLYGGIILLILIFVSIAGILYKFQDVLLYFPEQPSSSRLYVPMPTGIPHENIFIKTKDGVLLNLILLRYTGDNAAYSPTIIYFHGNAGNIGHRLPNALLMLVNLKVNLLLVDYRGYGKSEGEASEEGLYLDSKAVLDYVMTRSDLDKTKIFLFGRSLGGAVAIHLASENSHRISAIMVENTFLSIPHMASTLFSFFPMRYLPLWCYKNKFLSYRKISQCRMPSLFISGLSDQLIPPVMMKQLYELSPARTKRLAIFPDGTHNDTWQCQGYFTALEQFIKEVIKSHSPEEMAKTSSNVTII from the coding sequence ATGGAAAAGTCATGGATGCTTTGGACCTTTGCTGAGAGATGGCTACTAGCTTTGGCTTCCTGGTCTTGGGGTCTCTGCCGTATTTCTCTTTTACCTTTGATAGTAACTTTTCACTTGTATGGAGGCATTATACTACTTATATTAATATTTGTATCAATAGCAGGTATATTATATAAATTCCAGGATGTGCTGCTTTACTTTCCTGAACAGCCATCTTCATCACGCCTTTATGTTCCTATGCCTACTGGTATACCACATGAAAACATCTTCATCAAAACCAAAGATGGAGTTCTTCTCAATCTTATTCTGCTGAGATACACAGGGGACAATGCAGCATATTCTCCAACCATCATTTACTTTCATGGGAATGCAGGCAACATTGGCCACAGGTTGCCAAATGCTTTGTTAATGCTGGTAAACCTGAAAGTAAACTTACTCCTTGTTGATTATAGAGGGTATGGAAAAAGTGAAGGAGAAGCAAGTGAAGAAGGTTTGTACTTAGATTCCAAGGCTGTGTTAGACTATGTGATGACTAGGTCTGATCTtgataaaacaaaaatttttctttttggccGTTCCTTGGGGGGAGCAGTAGCTATTCATTTAGCTTCTGAAAATTCCCACAGAATTTCTGCCATCATGGTGGAGAACACCTTTCTTAGCATCCCGCATATGGCCagcactttgttttctttctttccaatgaGATATCTTCCTTTATGGTGCtacaaaaataaatttctgtCCTACAGAAAAATCTCTCAGTGCAGAATGCCTTCTCTCTTCATCTCTGGGTTGTCTGACCAGTTAATTCCACCAGTTATGATGAAGCAACTTTACGAATTATCCCCAGCTCGGACTAAGAGATTGGCGATTTTTCCTGATGGAACTCATAATGACACTTGGCAGTGCCAAGGGTATTTCACTGCACTTGAACAGTTCATCAAAGAAGTAATAAAGAGTCACTCCCCTGAAGAAATGGCGAAAACATCATCTAATGTAACAATAATATAa
- the LIG4 gene encoding DNA ligase 4 yields MASTPASQPSPKKTVASQVPFADLCCTLERMQTCKSRPEKTKYFKEFLDSWRRFHDALHQKEKDVTDSFYPAMRLILPQLERERMAYGIKETMLAKLYIELLNLPKDGKDAAKLLNYRTPAGSRGDAGDFAMIAYFVLKPRCPKQGRLTVEQVNELLDAIANNNAAKNKGLLKRSLLQLITQSSALEQKWLIRMIIKDLKLGVSQQTIFSIFHPDAAELHNVTTDLEKVCRQLHDPTVSLSDVSIMLFSAFKPMLAAIADVQQIEKQMNNQIFYIETKLDGERMQMHKDGDVYKYFSRNGYDYTQQFGASPLEGSLTPFIHKVFKSNVQNCILDGEMMAYNPETQTFMQKGNKFDIKRMVEESDLQTCYCVFDVLMVNNQKLGHETLSKRYEILSDVFTPVTGRIHAVHKTSARTRKEVIDALNEAIDNREEGIMVKDPVSTYKPDKRGEGWLKIKPEYVSGLMDELDLLIVGGYWGKGSRGGMMSHFLCAIAETPPPNEKPRIFHSICRVGSGYTMKELYDLGLKLAKHWKPYHRKDPPCNILCGTEKPEVYIEPCNSVIVQIRAAEIVNSDMYKTDCTLRFPRIERIREDKEWYECMTSDMLEHLRSKAEGKLASKHLHIDDDEPQEKKKKTVPKVKKIIGIAEQFKAPDLSNINKVSNVFEDVEFCVMTGTGRYSKSELESKIAECGGSVVQNPGSDTYCVIVGTENVRVKNIIASNKYDVVKAEWLLQCFQTKMLVPWQPAFMIHMCPDTKEHFAREYDCYGDSYTADADVAQLKEVFSRMKDNKTMPLDVIAELEERYSWNSCQLSIFRGNTIYVDCYAVVSEPRTKIHGTRLSIRALELRFYGAKVVPHLEEGVSHVVIGEDHSRVKEMKALRRTFDKKFKIVSELWVTKSVEEGVLKNENQYLI; encoded by the coding sequence ATGGCTTCTACACCTGCTTCACAGCCTTCTCCTAAAAAAACAGTAGCCTCTCAGGTGCCTTTTGCAGATCTGTGCTGTACTCTGGAGCGAATGCAGACATGTAAATCTCGGCCAGAGAAAACCAAGTATTTCAAGGAATTTCTGGATTCCTGGAGGAGGTTCCATGATGCTCTTCATCAAAAGGAGAAAGATGTTACAGATTCTTTTTACCCAGCAATGCGACTTATTCTTCCTCAGTTGGAAAGAGAAAGGATGGCATACGGAATTAAAGAAACTATGCTTGCAAAGCTGTATATTGAACTGCTTAATTTACCGAAAGATGGAAAAGATGCTGCAAAGCTTTTAAATTACAGAACACCTGCTGGCTCACGTGGAGATGCTGGAGATTTTGCAATGATTGCATACTTTGTATTAAAACCTAGGTGCCCAAAACAAGGCAGACTGACAGTAGAACAAGTCAATGAGCTCTTAGATGCAATAGCTAATAATAATGCTGCCAAAAACAAGGGTCTATTAAAGAGAAGTCTCCTTCAGTTAATTACTCAGAGCTCAGCACTTGAACAAAAATGGCTTATCCGAATGATTATAAAGGATCTAAAACTTGGTGTTAGTCAACAAactatattttccatttttcatcctGATGCTGCTGAATTACACAATGTCACAACTGATTTGGAAAAAGTCTGTAGACAACTGCATGATCCCACTGTCTCACTTAGTGATGTTTCTATCATgttattttctgcctttaaaCCAATGCTTGCTGCTATTGCTGATGTCCAGCAAATTGAGAAACAAATGAATAATCAGATATTCTACATAGAAACTAAACTGGATGGTGAGCGTATGCAGATGCACAAAGATGGAGATGTATATAAGTATTTTTCCCGAAATGGGTATGACTATACTCAGCAGTTTGGTGCTTCACCGCTTGAAGGTTCATTAACTCCGTTTATTCATAAAGTATTTAAAAGTAATGTGCAAAATTGCATTCTTGATGGTGAAATGATGGCTTACAATCCTGAGACACAAACATTCatgcagaaaggaaacaaatttgACATAAAAAGAATGGTGGAGGAATCTGATCTGCAGACTTGCTACTGTGTGTTTGATGTATTGATGGTTAACAATCAAAAGTTGGGCCATGAAACACTAAGCAAAAGATACGAGATCTTAAGTGACGTATTCACCCCAGTAACAGGTAGAATACATGCTGTACATAAAACAAGTGCCAGAACTAGAAAAGAGGTAATTGATGCTTTAAATGAAGCAATAGATAATAGAGAGGAAGGAATTATGGTGAAAGATCCCGTGTCCACTTACAAGCCTGACAAACGTGGGGAAGGCTGGTTAAAAATCAAGCCAGAATATGTCAGTGGGTTGATGGATGAACTGGACCTTTTGATTGTTGGTGGTTACTGGGGAAAGGGCTCACGTGGTGGAATGATGTCTCATTTTTTGTGCGCTATTGCAGAGACTCCACCTCCAAATGAAAAACCCAGGATTTTCCACTCTATTTGTCGTGTTGGCTCTGGTTATACTATGAAGGAATTGTATGATCTGGGTTTGAAACTGGCTAAACACTGGAAGCCCTACCATAGGAAGGACCCTCCATGCAACATTTTGTGTGGAACTGAAAAACCTGAAGTATACATTGAACCTTGTAATTCTGTAATAGTTCAGATTAGGGCAGCTGAGATTGTTAACAGTGACATGTATAAAACTGATTGTACTTTGAGATTCCCCCGAATTGAGAGAATAAGAGAGGACAAGGAATGGTATGAATGCATGACTTCAGACATGTTAGAACATCTCAGAAGCAAAGCAGAGGGGAAGCTGGCCTCTAAACACCTCCATATAGATGATGATGagccacaagagaaaaaaaagaaaactgtaccAAAGGTGAAGAAGATAATTGGAATAGCTGAGCAGTTTAAAGCCCCTGATCTTTCTAATATAAACAAGGTTTCAAATGTATTCGAAGATGTTGAATTTTGTGTTATGACAGGAACGGGAAGATATTCGAAGTCtgaattagaaagcaaaatagCTGAATGTGGCGGAAGTGTGGTACAGAACCCTGGATCAGACACTTACTGTGTCATTGTAGGAACTGAGAACGTGAGAGTGAAAAACATCATTGCTTCCAACAAGTATGATGTGGTGAAGGCAGAGTGGCTCCTCCAATGTTTTCAAACCAAAATGCTTGTACCTTGGCAGCCTGCCTTTATGATTCACATGTGTCCTGACACAAAAGAACATTTTGCTCGTGAGTATGATTGTTACGGAGACAGCTATACAGCAGATGCTGATGTTGCACAACTAAAGGAAGTGTTCTCAAGAATGAAAGATAATAAGACGATGCCTTTGGACGTGATTGCTGAATTAGAAGAACGTTATTCATGGAACAGCTGCCAACTCAGTATATTCAGAGGAAACACTATTTATGTGGACTGTTATGCTGTTGTTAGTGAACCCAGAACAAAAATTCATGGAACAAGACTATCAATTAGAGCTTTAGAGCTCCGATTTTATGGTGCAAAAGTAGTCCCTCACCTAGAAGAGGGTGTGTCCCATGTCGTTATAGGAGAAGATCACTCCCgggtaaaagaaatgaaagcactgAGGAGAACATTtgataaaaaatttaaaattgtaTCTGAGCTATGGGTAACCAAATCGGTAGAGGAAGGAGTCCTAAAGAATGAAAATCAATACTTAATTTAA